The region AAGAATTTTTAAATAGCGATAAACACTAGGTTCAGAAATATTCATAATATCTGCCACACGGGCTACAGCGCCCTTAATTTGAAAGACTCCTTTTTCCTCTAATGTTTTGATGATTTCTAATTTTAGTTCCTTACTTAAAATGATTTTTTGCTCTAATAAGTCTGGTGAGACAATAGCATAAATCATTCCTTCTATTGAATCTTCTAAAATTTCGACCGAATCAATTTTAAGGATTTCTGGCGTATTTTGACAAGGACGAGGATAATCATTTAGTGAGTGTGACGTTAAACCAGCTAAAGCTAATAGTTCATAAGAAAGTTCTTCATAACGGTGAGTATCTTGATTAATACAGAGCATTCCTTCTAGTTCTTGGTATTCGTTCTTAATAAAAAAAGTAGACCCTTTCAAATTCGTCCCATTAAC is a window of Vagococcus intermedius DNA encoding:
- a CDS encoding helix-turn-helix transcriptional regulator, whose product is MNINQIAFYSSLTKFLGATLGENYEIIFHVLETDNYHIAAIENNHVSGRTVNSPITGFALELIKSGTYIDKDFVTDYKTQTVNGTNLKGSTFFIKNEYQELEGMLCINQDTHRYEELSYELLALAGLTSHSLNDYPRPCQNTPEILKIDSVEILEDSIEGMIYAIVSPDLLEQKIILSKELKLEIIKTLEEKGVFQIKGAVARVADIMNISEPSVYRYLKILETKE